GCCAGGCCTCGATGGAAGTCGCAAGCCCCAACGCATAATACCGGCTTACATAGGTAACGTTGAGCACCCGGTTCTGGGGAACGTCCTTGATGCCCTTCTCGGTGATCTCCCGGCGGAACAGCTCCTCCAGCCGTCGCACCAGCACTTCCTCCAGACTGTTCTGTCCGCTGACCTGCAGCATCTTGGCATAGAATTTCCGGTTCTTATGGATACCCGTAAACAGGAACTTGATGGCTTCCTGCTGCATACCGTGTTGCAGAAGGCGATCCACCTCACTGACAATGTCCTCCGAAAATATCCACTCCACCAGGTCATATTTATCCTGAAAATGGTTGTAAAAGGTTGGTCGGATCAATCCCGCCTGATCGGTGATCATGCGGATCGTAATTTTATCAAACGGATGCTTCTCCAGAAGGCTCTGGAAGCTTTCAGCAATCAGCTTCTTTGTCAGATCTTTCTTTTGTTCCATTCTTTTTCACCTTTGTCCAATCCTGATTTTTCCCAAACCATAAATCTCTCAAATGGTACCATATTTTCAGGCAAAATGCAAAGGGCTTGCGTTATTTTTTTAATTATTTTACAGAATTTCCCAGCTTATTTTTTTCTTGTAATTCTCGTATTTCGGCTTCTTATGCTCCTTGGAATCCCACAGCTCTGCGGCCGGGCCTTCCCATTCCTTCGCATAGTTTTTACATTTTCCGCACAGATGCTCCACGCTCTCCGGGGACTGCAGGTCTGTGGACTTGGCTCCGGTCTCCTCCACCATCTTCTGCAGAAGCTCCGGATTCTCCAGCATCGGGCACGGTCTTAAGTGGTTGCCATTGAAGGGCTGGTTATCCCGGTATGCCATGAACAGCGGCTGCTTCAGTGCTTCCAGCAGTGTCACATCGTGGATGTTGGCGCTGGAATAATGGATGAATACACAGGGCTCCACATCGCCGTTGGCGTTGATATGGAAATAGTTTCTGCCGCCTGCGATACAACCGCCCACGAACTCACCATCGTTCTGGAAGTCCATGGCAAAGATCTGCTTGCCGCCTGTGGCGCCTCTGATCTCCCGTACCCGATGGTACATATATTTTCTCTGCTCCATGGTAGGCAGCAGATCTACGGATGCGTCATTTCCTACCGGCATGTAGTGGAAATACCAGGTGAACCGGCAGCCCTTCTCGATGATCATATCCAGGAACTCATCGGAAGTAACGGTGGAAATATTTTTACTTGTATAGCAGATGGATGTACCGAAGATCAGGCCGTATTTTTTCAGCAGATCCATGGCCTTCATGACACGGTCAAACACGCCCTCGCCACGGCGCAAATCATTGACTTCCTCAAAGCCCTCCAGGCTGATGGACAGGGACAGGTTGCCTACCCGCTGCATTTCCTTACAGAAATCCTCGTCTACCAGTGTGCCGTTGGTAAATGCATGGAACTCGCAGTCGTTGTGTTTCTCGCACAGACGGATGATGTCTGCTTTGCGCACCAGCGGCTCGCCGCCGGTATACATGTAGAAGTAAACGCCCAGCTCCTTGCCCTGGGTGATGATGCTGTCCAGATCCTCAAAGCTTAAGTTCAGCTTGTGGCCGTACTCTGCTGCCCAGCAGCCGGTGCAGTGCAGATTGCAGGCGCTGGTGGGATCCATCAGGATCAGCCACGGAATGTTGCACTGGTGGATCTCACGCATTTTCCGGATGGTCTTGGTGCCATGGAAAGCAGCCTCGAAGCCTAAGTTCAGGGCGGTCATCTTTGCCACGTGGGGATTGATCTCGTCCAGACCTCTGTTGATGTACTGCATCCATTTGCTGTCCGGATCCTGGATCATCTTTCTGGCATTGTCATATACCTGATCTCCGAATGTGTCACCCAGGAACTTCTCCGAGATATCCACGATATCCAGCAGTCCTTTTTCTCTGTCTTTATAAATATGTTTTAATGCCTGATCAATCGCTGTTGAAAATGCCGCTCTTGCAGCCTTATGTGTTAATGTTCCCATAACCGTATCCTCCATATCTCTTTAAAAATATCTATTGTATCAGGTATCGGATGATGACATCAATACCTGCAATAATCAGTATGATTCCGCCAATGGCGTAGGCCTTCGTCCGCTGCTCATAACCCAGTCGGTATCCCACGAATGTCCCCGCCAGCGCAAAGATCAGGGTGACCAGTTCCAGGATCAGCCCCACGGCCAGGATCTCTGTACCCAGAAAACCAAACCCGATGCCTGCGAAAAATGCATCCAGACTGGTCATCATGGCGGCTGCCCAGGCTTTCTGATAGCTGATCTGTCCGCGCCGCTCCAGGAAGTCTTTCTTCCGCCAGCCCTTCGCAAACATATATACCCCTAACGCAAGAAAAATAATCACCGAAAACGCATCCCACATGTTCTGCATCTCCGACGTCCGGGTCTGCATCACCGGGAATCTGGCGACCAGAAATCCAAGCCCCACAGCGATCAGCTGCCAGATACAGAAAATCAGGCCCATACAGACCAGTTTCTTTTTCTCTATTTTCTGCAGCGTAGCACCGACACAGACAGTTACCGCGAAGATGTCAAACGAAAGACCTATCGAAATGATCAGTATCTCGGCCAGATTCATTGTTTCACTCCCTTTCCGGAATCTCCTTTGTTCCTCTGTCTGCCTATACTGTAGCCTCCGTTCCCGAAAAAATCGACAGACAAAAAAAACCGGGTGTAAAATCCAAAACGACAAATATGGCCAAATGTCGTTTTGAATTCTACATCCGGTGTTGATTGTTGTTATCGTAAAAATAACCGTAACAGCGCCTGCTTCCACCATCGGTAAGGCTGATACCGCACGGGCAGATCCATCCAGGTGGATTTGTCCACGATGCTCTTCCGGTGACTGAACGTCTCGAAAGAATCCCTACCGTGGTAGCTTCCCATGCCGCTGTTTCCCACGCCGCCGAAGCCCATGGCTGAGGTTGCCAGATGGATCACGGTGTCGTTGACACAGCCGCCGCCAAAGGGAACCTGCCGCAAAATCTTGGCCTCGGTCTTCCGATCTGCAGTGAACAGATAGAGCGCCAGCGGTTTTTCCCGTTCTTTTACAAAACGGAGGGCTTCCTCCAGCCGGTCAAAAGCCAGCACCGGAAGCACCGGACCAAAGATCTCCTCCTGCATCACAGGCGCTTCGGGAGAGACATCCCGCAAAACGGTGGGCGCGATCTGCAGCGTCTGCCGTCTGCCATAGCCGCCGATGACCGCCAGCTCCCCGGCCAGCAGATGCATCACCCGATCATAGTGCCGCTCATTGACCATCCGGGGATAATGGGGATTTGCCAGCGGTTCCCGTCCCAGCTGCCGTTTTGTCTGGCGGCACAGCTCCTGCATAAACTTCTCCTGCACGGAGCGCTGTACCAGCACATAATCCGGCGCCACGCACGTCTGCCCACTGTTTAAAAATTTGCCGAAAACAATTCGTCTGGCCGCCAGGGACAGATCCGCCGTCTCATCCACGATACAGGGGCTCTTGCCGCCCAGCTCCAGCGTCACCGGCGTCAGATGTTTTGCCGCCTGCTCCATCACCAGCTTTCCCACCGATACACTGCCAGTGAAGAAAATATAGTCAAACCGCTGTTCCAGCAGAGCTGCACTGATCTTCCGGTCACCTTCCACCACAGTTACATAGCTTTTCGGATAAATCTCCTCCAGCAGAGAAGCGATGACCGCCGACGTCCGGGGCGCATCCTCCGAAGGTTTAAGCACACAGCAGTTGCCTGCCGCCAGAGCACCGATGAGGGGCTCCATCGTCAGCAGAAACGGATAATTCCAGGGTGCCATCACCAGCACCACGCCGTACGGCTCCGGCACGGTGAAGCTTTTCCCGTGAAACTGGGCCAGCGGTGTGGGGACCTTTTTCTCCCTCGTCCAGCCATCCAGATGCCGCAGCACATAGGTCAGCTCACTTAACGTCAGCCCCACCTCAGTCATGTAGGATTCAAAAGGCGCTTTTCCCAGATCCGCCTGCAGCGCCCGGCTGATCTCCTGTTCCCGCCGACGGATGGCCTGCCGCAGGCGAAGAAGCGCCGCCTTTCGAAAGCGGATATCCCGTGTCTTGCCTGTGTTGAAAAAATCGCGCTGTTTTTTCAGTAACTGTTCTATATTTTCCTGCATTCCGCTTCCTCCATTACTCCGCGCAGAACCGGTATCCGGCGTCACATACATCTGATAGGGCATGACGCCGCCGGGCAAAAATGTCAGGGAATTGCCGGTCAGCGACTCATATTCCGTGTTGCAGGTGCCGCCGCCAAACACCGGTGTCTGCAGATAGCCCTTGATGGTATTTTCCTGCAGGCTGTGAATAAAGGTCAAAACATCCTCGCTGGGTGCAAAGTTGTTAAACACACTGTAGTCCGTCAGGCTCTCATTCATGATCATGATGATATTCTGCGGCACCGTCTTCACTGTAGAAGTCCCGTCCATGGACGCCGTACTCTGGTCAATGGAATCCCGGATGCGCTGCACCGATTTCTGCGAATAGCCGTCCGGGGCCTGCACATTTTTCAGCCCCAGATAGGACATGCTGCTCAGCAGGAATCCCTGATTGGCATAATTTCCGCTGATGTCCCACTGATCGGTGCCGATGCCACGCCGCGCCTGAAAACCGCTTTCATAAAAAATCATGACAAAGCCAAACCCAATCAGCACCAGCAGGGCATCCTTGAAAATACGAAAACGAAAGGCCTGTCCTGTCGTCGCAGATAGCTGGCGTCGATGCGCACTGCTGCAAAGCCGGAATGCCAGAACAATAAACACCGCTGCCGCCAGCACTCCCGTCAGAAGCTGCTGTGTCCACTGCAGATCATACCCACCGGCCACGGTTGCCGCTGTCTTCGCTGCTTTCAGTTCCCAGGGAAGCACCGGCTTGCCCCGGAACTGGAGCACAAAATAATTCGCAGCCGCCAACGCCAGAAACACCAGGTTCACAATGGCTGCCGCCCAGGCCGCCCGGTCTGTCACCACATAAATGGCCGCATAAAACAGAAAATACCAGATGATATTGTAAAAACCATAGCTTTTGCTGACATTTTCCCAGTTGCCGCCGGCGTATTCCACCAGCCAGTAGGTAAATACCGGCCCCAGAAATAAAACTGCCGCCGACGCCAGCATGGACAGCTTCTGCCGGTTTTCCTCCACAAGAAACGGCTCTGTCAGAGTTCCACAGGCGCCATGACCGCCGACGCCGATCTTCCGCAAGATTCCCTGAATAAAGGAGGCAGGCACTGCAAGCAGTCCCACCAGAACCAGCACCAGGAAAATGGCCCGGGCAAAGGCGCGGATGTTCATCCGCTCATAGTCAAAAACCACGGTGATGCCGTCTTCCAGCGTGCCGCCATCTCCCACCGCAGGCATCTCCAGCGCCGCGCTGCCGCTGCTGCTGCTGCGGAAATAAATCACGCCCTGTGCCTCACCCGGATCACCAGCAGACGCCGCATCTGCCTGCACATGGCTTCCGCCGTTGGCCGCCGTGCGTTCGTAGTTCAGCGTAACTGTGTAAGATTTGCCCTTTTTCAGATCCTGATCCATGGGCACCCATACCTTGGCCACATCCTCGGCATAATCCGCCATGGCCACAGACTGGGTCACCAGCGTACCATTCTCATCATCCAGCCGCACCAGCAGCGTGCCGTCGGCAGACGCCGCCCCTTCGATCCAGAGAAACAGCTGATCCAGATGCTGCCCCTCTGACTGAAAGCTCTGAGACAGCTCATGGCCCTCCTGCAGCGGGATCGTCCCGTAATCAGCCGCCAGATTGATATTCGTTCCCCAGGGCTCCTCAAAAACATTTTTGTGGCTGATCAGAAACGCCAGCAGCAAAATGCCGATCAGTGCACAGACGATCAGACGTCCCCTGTGGGCTTTCAGTTCTGCTTTTACCTCTGTTTTCCATCCGGTGGCTCCTGTACCCGTCTGCCTGGTTCCTGTTCTTCCTTCTGTTGCTGCTTCTGGCTGCCCATTTTCCGTTTTCTTGATGCTCTGCGCCAGCTCTGTACCCATATCTGCTCCTGCCTTTCTATGCTTTATCAGTTTTATGCTAAAATAAAACATTAAACAGGAAGATATGGGATTTTAAACTTTTTCTAAACTCTGTTTAGCAAGACAACGCAATCCTGATCTGGCAAATTCCAGAAAGATTACGTTTTTTGCTTTCTACATCGGCTTACTGGCACTCTGCAATGATGACCTGATAACCGTCCAGCGTGATCACGCCTTCCGCCGCCTGCGCCTGCTCTTCCTCCGTGTATGCCCGGTTGGTCAGCAGAATCTCCTTCACCGGTGC
Above is a window of Oscillospiraceae bacterium NTUH-002-81 DNA encoding:
- a CDS encoding TetR/AcrR family transcriptional regulator C-terminal domain-containing protein is translated as MEQKKDLTKKLIAESFQSLLEKHPFDKITIRMITDQAGLIRPTFYNHFQDKYDLVEWIFSEDIVSEVDRLLQHGMQQEAIKFLFTGIHKNRKFYAKMLQVSGQNSLEEVLVRRLEELFRREITEKGIKDVPQNRVLNVTYVSRYYALGLATSIEAWLAGGDNEVSVDELTEAYEFLITHSIYDIINEDV
- a CDS encoding radical SAM protein, with product MGTLTHKAARAAFSTAIDQALKHIYKDREKGLLDIVDISEKFLGDTFGDQVYDNARKMIQDPDSKWMQYINRGLDEINPHVAKMTALNLGFEAAFHGTKTIRKMREIHQCNIPWLILMDPTSACNLHCTGCWAAEYGHKLNLSFEDLDSIITQGKELGVYFYMYTGGEPLVRKADIIRLCEKHNDCEFHAFTNGTLVDEDFCKEMQRVGNLSLSISLEGFEEVNDLRRGEGVFDRVMKAMDLLKKYGLIFGTSICYTSKNISTVTSDEFLDMIIEKGCRFTWYFHYMPVGNDASVDLLPTMEQRKYMYHRVREIRGATGGKQIFAMDFQNDGEFVGGCIAGGRNYFHINANGDVEPCVFIHYSSANIHDVTLLEALKQPLFMAYRDNQPFNGNHLRPCPMLENPELLQKMVEETGAKSTDLQSPESVEHLCGKCKNYAKEWEGPAAELWDSKEHKKPKYENYKKKISWEIL
- a CDS encoding manganese efflux pump; this encodes MNLAEILIISIGLSFDIFAVTVCVGATLQKIEKKKLVCMGLIFCIWQLIAVGLGFLVARFPVMQTRTSEMQNMWDAFSVIIFLALGVYMFAKGWRKKDFLERRGQISYQKAWAAAMMTSLDAFFAGIGFGFLGTEILAVGLILELVTLIFALAGTFVGYRLGYEQRTKAYAIGGIILIIAGIDVIIRYLIQ
- a CDS encoding aldehyde dehydrogenase family protein, encoding MGTELAQSIKKTENGQPEAATEGRTGTRQTGTGATGWKTEVKAELKAHRGRLIVCALIGILLLAFLISHKNVFEEPWGTNINLAADYGTIPLQEGHELSQSFQSEGQHLDQLFLWIEGAASADGTLLVRLDDENGTLVTQSVAMADYAEDVAKVWVPMDQDLKKGKSYTVTLNYERTAANGGSHVQADAASAGDPGEAQGVIYFRSSSSGSAALEMPAVGDGGTLEDGITVVFDYERMNIRAFARAIFLVLVLVGLLAVPASFIQGILRKIGVGGHGACGTLTEPFLVEENRQKLSMLASAAVLFLGPVFTYWLVEYAGGNWENVSKSYGFYNIIWYFLFYAAIYVVTDRAAWAAAIVNLVFLALAAANYFVLQFRGKPVLPWELKAAKTAATVAGGYDLQWTQQLLTGVLAAAVFIVLAFRLCSSAHRRQLSATTGQAFRFRIFKDALLVLIGFGFVMIFYESGFQARRGIGTDQWDISGNYANQGFLLSSMSYLGLKNVQAPDGYSQKSVQRIRDSIDQSTASMDGTSTVKTVPQNIIMIMNESLTDYSVFNNFAPSEDVLTFIHSLQENTIKGYLQTPVFGGGTCNTEYESLTGNSLTFLPGGVMPYQMYVTPDTGSARSNGGSGMQENIEQLLKKQRDFFNTGKTRDIRFRKAALLRLRQAIRRREQEISRALQADLGKAPFESYMTEVGLTLSELTYVLRHLDGWTREKKVPTPLAQFHGKSFTVPEPYGVVLVMAPWNYPFLLTMEPLIGALAAGNCCVLKPSEDAPRTSAVIASLLEEIYPKSYVTVVEGDRKISAALLEQRFDYIFFTGSVSVGKLVMEQAAKHLTPVTLELGGKSPCIVDETADLSLAARRIVFGKFLNSGQTCVAPDYVLVQRSVQEKFMQELCRQTKRQLGREPLANPHYPRMVNERHYDRVMHLLAGELAVIGGYGRRQTLQIAPTVLRDVSPEAPVMQEEIFGPVLPVLAFDRLEEALRFVKEREKPLALYLFTADRKTEAKILRQVPFGGGCVNDTVIHLATSAMGFGGVGNSGMGSYHGRDSFETFSHRKSIVDKSTWMDLPVRYQPYRWWKQALLRLFLR